The DNA sequence ATCGGCCGGGTTCGCCAGTGGCCAGAGTTCGAAGCCGTTGACCAGCCGCGGTGCCAGCCCGGTGGGCTCGAACGGGATCTGCGCGGGCGCGAAGATCGGCTGGTTCATGTCCACGGTGACCCGGCCGTCCGGCGTCATCTCCAGCACGATGCGGTTGTTCATCGTCTCGACACGCACGGTGTCGCGGTCTGTCAGCCCGTGGTCGCGCACATAGCGCATGAAGCAGCGCGCGCCATTGCCGCAGTGCTCGACCTCCTCGCCCGTCGCGCCGTTGAAGATCCGGTAGCGGAAATCGGCGTCGGCGGCGCGGGCTGGCTCGACCACGAGGATCTGGTCCGCGCCGATGCCGAAGCGCCGGTCGCCGATGAAGCGCAGATCGGCCTCGCTCAGGTCGAGCGGCGCGCGGGTGGCGTCCAGCACGACGAAGTCGTTGCCGAGGCCGTGCATCTTGGTGAAGGGGAGGGGGGGGCGGGCGGTCATGGGGGAATTATCGCGGGGCTCAGGGGACAAACGCCATTTGCGCGCCACGGGCCACGTCGCGCATCAGGCGATGCAGTCCGCCCGTGGGGCGGTCAACCAGCGGGGTGCTTTCCACGCGGCGCAGCAGGCCGACAGCGGGTGCAAACAGCGTGTAGCAATCATGGTCGTAATGCTGTGCCGATCGGTAGACCAGTCCGGCATAGCCATGATGGGCGGCGTCACTGGCCAGTTCCTGCGTGCAGGCGAAACGCAGTGAGGTCAGCACCGGCCATGTTGGTGTGTGCGGACGCAGATCCAGCAGCGTGACGGGCTCGGTCAGTTGCACCCACAGCAGGCTGCGCGTCTCCAGGTCCGTCATCGAGAGTGCCTTGGCCTCTCGCCGCGCGAGGGTTTCATAGGCTGCCGTTTCCGGCTCTTCCGCGAAGTACCCGACGGGAGCGTTTGGCAGGTCGAACCGGCCGGTCAGCAGTCCGGTCGGTGGCAGGCGCACCGCGCCGATGGCTACGGTGCAAGCTGTGCGGCGCGTGCGCTGGATGCGGTACATCGAATGCAGCCGCGGGAGGGTGTGTTCCTGGCAGTAGGTGAGGTCGCTCAGTTTCATGCGGGAAGGTCGCGGTTCACGCGCCTTCCGCCCGGGCCACGTCGAGCACGCGCTCGGCCTGACCCTGTTCCAGTGCCTGTCGCGGCGTCAGTCCTTCGAGGCCGCCGTGCGGTGTCTCGAAGAAGTTCAGCAGTGCCCAGCCTTCGTGCAATCCCAGTGCCTGACCGATGACGGGCAGGTGGTCCCAGAGCGCCGGCTCGAACTGCCAGCGCGGCACCTTGAAGCCGCGCTTGGTCTGCGTCAGCCCGATGCAGCGACCCTTGTTGATCCAGGCGTTGACGGTCACACGACTCGTGCCGAGCAGGGCGGCGGCTTCGTCGGTGGTCATCATGTCGGCCTGATCGAGGCGGCGCAGGCGGCTGTCGAGACTGGCATGGAGCAGGGTGCTGGTTTCGGAGGCACTCAGGTAGGGCGAAGGTTGGGCGGCGCGTGTGCTTCGGCGTGGAATGGCGGAAGACGTCGGGGTTTCAGTCGTGTGGGGTTTCATGGTGGGGATGACTGAGGTGCCGTGTGTCATGGCGCGTTGCGGCCGTTGACCTTGGTCTGACTGAAAAATCCACGCGAGGTATTGCGATGAGCGTGCCCGAGTCCTTTGTCTCCGCGTGGAAGTGCATGCTTTTGCTGTGTGCTCGCAAGCAGCAAAAGCATGGATGTCTTGACTGCTTTTCGATAGCCCTCATACGCATCTGCCTCTGCGGCACTTGGTCCGCAGATCACGCTCCTGGCGTATTCCAAGTACGCCGAACGCATCTCTTCGTATGCAGTTGAGACAGTCGATGGATCAGAGTCGAGCATTACCGCAAGCATGTGCTACTTCCCCTTTGGGCTCGACATTTCGTCAATCTCGTTAAGTTGGGAAGTGTAGCTCAATACAACCCCGCCTCCCCCACCGGCCGCGTCTTGAACCGCTTGTGCACCCACAGATACTGCTCCGGCATCTTGCGCACCTCCTCCTCGATCCAGCGGTTGATGCGCGCCGTGTCGGCCTCGGCATCCGCTGTCGGGAAATCGGGCCAGGGGTCGAGCACGCGCATGCGCCAGCCCTGGCCACCCGGCAGCATCTCGCCGACCACCGGCTGCACGGTCATGTTCAGCAGGTGCGCCATGCGCGACGGCGCCAGCAGCGTCGCCGCCGGCACGCCGAAGAAGGGCACGAAGGCCGCGTCCTTCGCGCCGAAATCCATGTCCGGCAGGTTGAAGAACGCATCCCCGCGCTTGATCGCCCGCATCAGCGCCCGTGCGCCTTCCTGCCGCGCATACACCTCCACGCCACCGAAGCGCAGCCGGCCGCGGCGCACGGCGGCGTCGAAGACGGGGTTGGTCTGGGCCTGGTAGATCGAGCCGGCGTGGCGCGTCTGGTTGAGCAGCAGGCCGATGCCGACCGCGTCCAGCGCCAGGAAGTGCGGCACGAGCCACATCACCGGGCGGTCGCTGCGCTCGGCGAGCTTCACGTCGCCTTCGACGTGGATCAGCCGCTGCAGGCGTTCACGCGAGGCGTACCAGAGCACGCCTCGCTCCAGGAAGCTGCGGCCCAGCCAGCCGAAGTGGGCGCGGGCGATGGCCTCGCGCTCGGCGAGGGGCTTCTCGGGCATGCAGAGTTCGAGGTTGCGCAGCGCGATGCGCCGGCGTGACTTGCCGAACTTCCACAGCAGCGCACCCAGCCCCAGGCCTAGCCGGTGTTGCGCGCCCATCGGCAGCCAGTGCAGCAGCCACAGCATGCCCAGCACCGCATGGGCGCCAGCGCGGGAGAGGAACGATTTCATGCGGGGTCGGTCGGCGTTGGGGCAGGGGTGTCGATCGGCCGAGGCGCCTTGTAGCGGTGGTAGCCCCAGAGGTACTGGCCGGGATTCTGGCGGATCAGTGTTTCCATCGCGCGATTGACCACACCCGCGCCCAGTGCGGCCAGCCGGTCGGGGTCCGGCTCCGCGCGTGCGTCGGGCAGCGGCTCGGCCGGCGGGCTGACGCGGACCACGAAGCCACGCCCGGCCGGCAGCCGCTCGCAGCTCAGCAGCAGCCAGTGGGCGCCGGTCTGCGCCACCAGCCGCGTCGCCAGCGTCATCGTGTAAGCCTCGCGGCCGAAGAACGGCGCCCACACGCCCATGCCCTCGGGCGGCACCTGGTCCGGCAGCAGGCCGATCGTGCCGCCCTTGCGCAGCGCTCGGATCATCTGGCGCACCCCGGCCAGCGTGGCCGGCGCCATCTCCAGGCCGGCCCGGTTGCGGGACTGCGCCACCAGATCGCGCAGCCAGGCCTTGCGGGCCGGGCGGTACAGCGCGGTCATCGGATACCGGGCGCCGAAGCGTTCGGCGTAGGCCTGGCCGATGATCTCGAAACAGCCCAGGTGCGGCGTCAGCAGCACCAGCCCGCGGCCTTCGGCCAGTGTTGCCTCCAGCAGATCCACCCCTTCCCAGCGCACCAGATCGCCCAGGCGCTCGTCGGGGCCGCGGCTCCACAGCCAGGGCAGCTCCGCCACCATGCGGCCGGCCGAGGCGATCGCCGGGCGCGCCGCTGGCCACGGCACACCGGCCTGGGCCACGTGGTCACGCAGGCGGCGGCGGTAGGTGGGCGAACCCAGCCAGGCCAGCCAGCCCAGCAGCCCGCCGATGGCGTGCAGCAGGGGCAGGGGCGTGCGTGCGCCCACTCGGAACAGGGTTGAAATCACGATGCTGGGGGCAGGGCTAGAATTGAAAGTTCGCCGAGTTAAGGAACAACTTGCGGGGCGACGGGCCGGAGCCGACACCACGACGTCGAATCAGGCACGCTTCTTCCAGATTTCTCAATGAGAAGTGCTGAAGTTGAACCAAACCGCTAAAGCGTTCGCCGCAGGCTCCCGAATAGCACGGCGACACGCCCCGATCAGCTTGTCCGACTTCAGGAGTTTATAAGTGGCGAACGATTTCCTCTTCACATCCGAATCCGTCTCGGAAGGTCACCCCGACAAGGTCGCCGACCAGATCTCCGACGCGATCCTCGACGCGATCTTCGAACAGGACCCGCGCAGCCGCGTGGCCGCCGAGACGCTGTGCAACACGGGCCTCGTCGTGCTGGCGGGCGAGATCACGACCAACGCGCACGTCGACTACATCCAGGTCGCCCGCGACACCATCAAGCGCATCGGCTACGACAACACCGAGTACGGCATCGACTACAAGGGCTGCGCGGTGCTGGTGGCCTACGACAAGCAGTCGAACGACATCGCGCAGGGCGTCGACCACGCGAGCGACGACCACCTGAACACCGGCGCCGGTGACCAGGGCCTGATGTTCGGCTACGCCTGCGACGAGACGCCGGAGCTGATGCCCGCGCCGATCTACTACGCGCACCGCCTCGTCGAGCGCCAGGCCCAGCTCCGCAAGGACGGCCGCATGCCCTTCCTGCGCCCGGACGCCAAGGGCCAGGTGACGATGCGCTACGTCGATGGCAAGCCGCACTCGATCGACACGGTGGTGCTCTCCACCCAGCACGACCCGGACCAGAGCGCGACGCAGACGACGATGAAGGCTTCGTTCATTGAGGCGATCCGCGAGGAGCTGATCAAGCCGGTGCTGCCGAAGGAGTGGATCACCGCGGACACCAAGTTCCTGATCAACCCGACCGGCCGCTTCGTCATCGGTGGCCCGCAAGGCGACTGTGGCCTGACCGGCCGCAAGATCATCGTCGACACCTACGGCGGCGCGTGCCCGCACGGCGGCGGCGCGTTCTCGGGCAAGGATCCGACCAAGGTGGACCGCTCGGCGGCGTATGCGGCGCGCTACGTGGCGAAGAACATCGTGGCGGCGGGGCTGGCCAAGCAGTGCCAGATCCAGGTGGCCTACGCGATCGGCGTGGCGCGGCCGATGAACGTGACGGTCTACACCGAAGGCACGGGCGTGATCCCGGACGAGAAGATCGCCGCGCTGGTCAACGAGTTCTTCGACCTGCGTCCGCGCGGGATCATCCAGATGCTGGATCTGCTGCGGCCGATCTACACGAAGACCGCCGCGTACGGGCACTTCGGGCGGGAGGAGCCGGAGTTCACGTGGGAGCGCACGGACAAGGCACAGGCGCTGCGCGCTGCTGCCGGGCTGTGAGTGCTGGCGGGCCCGCCACGGCCCGCGCTGTCAGAGGCAAGGAAAAAGGGGCCGCGATCTGCGGCCCCTTTCTTGTATCGGCTGTGCAGATGTCAGTGGTGCCCGTGCGACTCCATGCGGAACACCGCCACCGCATCGACCAGCCCCTGCGCCTGCTCCGCCAGGCTCTCGGCGGAGGCCGTCCCCTGGTTGACGAGCGCGGCGTTCTGCTGCGTGGCCTGGTCCATCTGCGAGACAGCCTGACCGACCTGCGCCACGCCGGTGCTCTGCTCGGCGCTGGCGGTGCTGATCTCGCCGACCAGTGACGCCACGCGCTGGATCGAGTCCACGATCTCCTGCATCTTGCGGCCCGCCTGGTCGACCTGGCTCGACCCTTGCTCGACCCGCTCGACGCTGACGGAAATCAGCGACTTGATCTCCCGCGCGGCATCCGCGCTGCGCAGCGCCAGCGACCGCACTTCGGCGGCGACCACCGCGAAGCCGCGGCCCTGCTCGCCGGCCCGCGCCGCCTCGACCGCCGCGTTGAGCGCGAGGATGTTGGTCTGGAAGGCGATGCCGTCGATGACGCCGATGATCTCGGAGATCTTGCGCGACGCTTCGTGGATGCCCTTCATCGTCACCACCACCTGGGTCACGACCGCGCCGCCCTCGGCCGCGATTTGTGACGAGGCTCGGGCCACCTCGCTGGCCTGCAGGGCATTCTGGGCGTTGTGCTGGACGGTGGTGCCGAGCTGCTCCATGGTGGCCGCCGTCTGTTCGAGCGCGGCGGCCTGCTCCTCGGTGCGCGAGGACAGGTCGCGGTTGCTCTGGGCGATGCGGCCGCTGGTGGCTGCTACCTGCTCCGATCCTTCGCGCACCGCGCTGACGGCCCGCACCAGCGCGGTCTGCATCGACTGCAACTGTGCCATCAGGCTTTCGGTGTCTCCCGGATTCACGGGTACCGGACTGCCCAGATCGCCCGCGGCCACGGCACGCGCCACCGCCACGGCCGTGGCCGGCTCGCCGCCCAGCTGCCTGCGCAGCCGCCGCACGAACAGCGAAGCCATGCCGACCCCCGCCACCACGGCGCAGCCCAGCAGCCCGAGCATGCCTTTCCACGCCATCGCCTTGACGGTGCTGGCCCGCTCGCTCGTGGTGTGGCTGCCCTCGAAGTTGTAGGTGGACAGCGCTTCAAGCGCGCCCAGCAGTGCGTCGACGTGGGTGCTGGAGGCACCGTCGCTGATGTCGGCTGCGTCCTGGTGCTGCTTGTCGCGCCCCAGGGCGATCACGCGCTGCTGGGACTTCAGGTAGGCCTCCCAGTGCTTGCGGACCTCGGCGAGCAGGCCGGCTTCCTGGTCACCGCTGACCTGCTGGCCGTAGTCCAGCAGCGCCTGGTCGGCGGTCTTCATCGCGGCGCCGATCTTCTCTTCGTATTCCGCGTGGTAGCTGCGGTCTTCGGTGCGGCTGTGGCGGATCTCGACGTCGCGGGCCTCGATCACCGCCGCGCGGGCCGAGGCGATCCGCCCGACGCCGGGCAGCCATTTTTCGGACAGCGCGTTCGTTTCCGTACCGACGTGGTGCAGTCCGAACAGTCCGACAGCGCCGACCGCGATCGTCAGCAGCACCACCAGCGCGAACGCCAGGTGCAGCTGCGCGCTCAGCCCCAGTCGCCCGGCGGCGTCACGGGCGTGGTGAATGCGTTTCATGGGCGTACTCCGTGGAGCGCGGCCACGGCATGCGGCCGCAGGGGGACATCACTTCTTGTGGCCGATGTAGCTGACGCCGATGATCTTGCCGCCCGCGTCCTTGATCGGGTGGTAGCAGGCGTCGAAGGGGGTGCCGAGCACGTCGATCGGGCCGCAGTACGTGCCCCCCTTGCTCACCGCCTCGTAGGCGGCGTTGCGGGCCAGCTGGGTGCCGACGCCACGCTTGCCTTCGGGGGTCAGCACGTTGGTGCTGACGCGCACGAACTCGTCGCCGTCCTTGACGAAGACCGTGGCGGTGGCGCTGTGGGCCTTGCGCACGGCGTCGACGACGTCGTAGTTGTTGTTGATCTTGCGGTCGCCGAAGTAGAGCGCGGGGACGGTCTTGCCACCGACGGTGTCGGTGCCCTCCAGCCGGGCGGCGCCGATGCGGGTGAGCCGCGCATCCAGATCGGCGATGGTCGCCTTCGGGTCGTTGGCGTGGGCGGCACCGGTCGCCGCAAGCGCCAGGATCGCAGCGGACAGAAACTGAATTCGCTTCATGGCAGTCCAGTCGAGATGAGGTGTGAAGAATGAAGAAACCGCCCGGATCGGACGGTTTCATTCATGCTGACACCAGACTGACGACCATGGCGCCGGAAACTGGCAGAGGAACCGGGGCTTCTTCCGGCTCAGTTCCTGCCCTCCGGTGTCGATAGATCAGCGGCGCGGCGGACGGCCCTGGCCCGGCGCCGGGCGATCACCGTCGCGCCGCGGGCCGGCCGGGCGCTGGTCGCGCCGATCGCCACGCGGCGCATGCGGGCGGTCCGCCTGGGGCGCCGGGGCCTCGGCAGCCTCCTTGCGCGCGATCTCCAGCACGCGGTCCAGATCCGACTCCGGCAGCCCCTTGAGCACGCAGAAGTTCGCCCGCGTGAGCGTGGTCTTCTCGAAGTCGCGCAGCAGCTGTGCGCGGTTGCGGCGCTTCTGCTCCTGCAGCTCCTGCTCTTCGCGCTGCTGGGTCTGGGCGGCACGTTCCTCGGCGCGGGCCTTGTCCCGGTTGGCGCGTTCGGCTTCGGCTTCCTTGACGCGGCGCTCCTGGTGCACGGCGCGGCGGCGGTCCAGCTCTTCCTGGGCGACCTGGCGGTGCTCGTCGGTGATCTCGCCCGCCGGCTGGCCGTCGAGGTCGAAGCGGTGCTCGGCCTTGGTCAGCGCGATCAGGTAGGCGGTCGTGCCGGTGTGGCGGCGCAGGAACGCCGACATCACCGCCTTGGTGAACACGCCCGGCGCGCGTTCCTTGATGTCGGCCTGGATGCGCAGCTTCAGCGGCTTGGCGACGTTGCCGGCGAACAGCGCGGGGAAGCGGTCCTTGAGCTGGCGGGCGCACTCCGACGGGGTCATCTCGGGCACCTTGGCCACGGCCGCAGCCTCGACCACGGCGGCGTCCGCGACCGGTTCCGCCGCGGGCTCGACAGCGGCATCCGCGACGGGCTCGGCGATGGACTCGGCGACGGGCTGTGCAGCCTCTTCAGGGACGATCGGGGTGTCAGACGTGGACATGGGGCGGTGGTCGTTGGGACAGAAAAGGGCTCCATTGTGGCGGCAAGCCGCTCACACCGCCCGCGGCCGCACCTTCGACGCTGCCAGCCTGGCCTGGACCCGCGCCGTTTCCACGTCCGCGTCATGCACCAGCGCCACGCCCATGCGGCGCTTGACGAAGCTCTCCGGCTTGCCGAACAGGCGGACTTCCGAGTTCGGCACGCGCAGCGCTTCGTCCACGCCGTCGAACACGATGCCGGTCGCTTCGACGCCGCCGTAGATCACCGCGCTGGCGCCCGGGCTCTTCAGCGCGGTGCTCACCGGCAGGCCGAGGATGGCGCGGGCGTGCAGCTCGAACTCGTTCTGCCACTGGGTGATCATCGTGACCATGCCGGTGTCGTGCGGGCGCGGGCTGACCTCGCTGAACCAGACCTGGGCGCCCTTGACGAACAGCTCCACGCCGAACAGCCCCTGGCCGCCGAGGTTGTCGGTGACGGCCTTGGCGATGCGGCGGGATTCCTCCAGCGCGGCGGGGTGCATCGGGTGCGGCTGCCAGCTTTCCACATAGTCGCCGCTGACCTGAACGTGGCCGATCGGGTCGCAGAAGTGGGTCTCGACCTGGCCGTCCGCCCCGAGGGCGCGCACGGTGAGCTGGGTGATCTCGTAGTCGAAGTCGATGAAGCCCTCGACGATGACGCGGCCGTGGCTGACCCGGCCGCCCGCCATCGCGTAGTCCCAGGCTTGCGCCACATCGGCAGGGCCGTCGAGCTTGCTCTGGCCCTTGCCGGAGCTGCTCATCACCGGCTTGACAACGCAGGGGTAGCCGATGCCACCGTCGATCGCGGCCTGCAGCTCGTCGAGCGAATCGCAGAACTGGTAGGGGCTGGTCGGCAGGCCGAGCGTCTCGGCGGCCAGGCGGCGGATGCCCTCGCGGTCCATCGTCAGCCGGGCGGCGCGGGCGGTGGGAATGACGCGCACGACGCCCTCGGCTTCCAGCGCTTCGAGCGTCTGGGTGGCGATGGCCTCGATCTCGGGCACGACGACGTCCGGGCGCTCGGCCTCGATCAGGGCACGCAGCGCGGCCGGGTCGCTCATGGCGATGGTGCGGGCGTGGTGCGCGACTTGCTGGCCGGGGGCGTGCTCGTAGCGGTCGACGGCGATGGTCTCGACGCCCAGGCGCTGCAGCGCGATCAGGACTTCCTTGCCGAGTTCACCGCTGCCAAGCAGCATGACGCGGGTCGCGTTCGGGGAATGGGGGGTACCGAGTGCTTGCATGGGGCGGTCCGCTGCGGGCGGCGCAGATGAACAATCCACGATTGTCGCTGCGGGACGGCTGGGGCGTGGTCTTGTGCCAGGTCAGGGTTTGCCCATCCGGCCAGGAATTGATGGAGCGCAAGGACGCCAGGGCGCTGCGTTTTCATCATGGTGTCATCGAACAAGGATGATTTCCCAGGAGTCCCCATGACTGTCAAGACGCGCGCCGATGCCGTAGTTCCTGCCGCCCCCCGCCGCCGTGCGCCGCGCAAGTCTGTCGCGCTGGTGTCCACGCCGGTGGTGATGGCCGACAAGTCCGCGCCGATCACCGCCGCACGCATGGAGTCCTACGAGGTCAGCGCCGCGACCGAGGCCGCCCGCGAGGTGCAGGCGCTGGCGGTGACCGACCTGCTGGCGCGCCATGCCCGTGGCGAGGGTGGCGATGAATGGCGGGCGCAGTTGCAGGCGCTGATCGATGGCGCCTCGCCCGACGATCTGGCCGTGCTGCGGCACACGCTGCTGAGCCGGGACCAGGGCGCTGCACCGGGCGTGAACCCGGATCTGGAGCTGTCGGCCGGCTGGCGCGAGGGCGCCTATCCCTACCGCCACCTGCTCTCGCGCAAGAGCTACGAGAAGCAGAAGTACCGGCTGCAGGTGGAGTTGCTCAAGCTGCAGG is a window from the Sphaerotilus montanus genome containing:
- the dapF gene encoding diaminopimelate epimerase — translated: MTARPPLPFTKMHGLGNDFVVLDATRAPLDLSEADLRFIGDRRFGIGADQILVVEPARAADADFRYRIFNGATGEEVEHCGNGARCFMRYVRDHGLTDRDTVRVETMNNRIVLEMTPDGRVTVDMNQPIFAPAQIPFEPTGLAPRLVNGFELWPLANPADPAQVVEVAAVSMGNPHAVQRVENVDTAPVAEVGPWVEAHATFPRKVNAGFLQVVDRGHVRLRVYERGAGETLACGTGACAAVVAGIRLGWLDAVVDVDTRGGQLTIAWDGIGHSVRMTGPAVTVFEGTVAFPDRDCRFT
- a CDS encoding RES family NAD+ phosphorylase; this encodes MKLSDLTYCQEHTLPRLHSMYRIQRTRRTACTVAIGAVRLPPTGLLTGRFDLPNAPVGYFAEEPETAAYETLARREAKALSMTDLETRSLLWVQLTEPVTLLDLRPHTPTWPVLTSLRFACTQELASDAAHHGYAGLVYRSAQHYDHDCYTLFAPAVGLLRRVESTPLVDRPTGGLHRLMRDVARGAQMAFVP
- a CDS encoding helix-turn-helix domain-containing protein, with the protein product MKPHTTETPTSSAIPRRSTRAAQPSPYLSASETSTLLHASLDSRLRRLDQADMMTTDEAAALLGTSRVTVNAWINKGRCIGLTQTKRGFKVPRWQFEPALWDHLPVIGQALGLHEGWALLNFFETPHGGLEGLTPRQALEQGQAERVLDVARAEGA
- a CDS encoding LpxL/LpxP family acyltransferase; the encoded protein is MKSFLSRAGAHAVLGMLWLLHWLPMGAQHRLGLGLGALLWKFGKSRRRIALRNLELCMPEKPLAEREAIARAHFGWLGRSFLERGVLWYASRERLQRLIHVEGDVKLAERSDRPVMWLVPHFLALDAVGIGLLLNQTRHAGSIYQAQTNPVFDAAVRRGRLRFGGVEVYARQEGARALMRAIKRGDAFFNLPDMDFGAKDAAFVPFFGVPAATLLAPSRMAHLLNMTVQPVVGEMLPGGQGWRMRVLDPWPDFPTADAEADTARINRWIEEEVRKMPEQYLWVHKRFKTRPVGEAGLY
- a CDS encoding lysophospholipid acyltransferase family protein, translated to MSTLFRVGARTPLPLLHAIGGLLGWLAWLGSPTYRRRLRDHVAQAGVPWPAARPAIASAGRMVAELPWLWSRGPDERLGDLVRWEGVDLLEATLAEGRGLVLLTPHLGCFEIIGQAYAERFGARYPMTALYRPARKAWLRDLVAQSRNRAGLEMAPATLAGVRQMIRALRKGGTIGLLPDQVPPEGMGVWAPFFGREAYTMTLATRLVAQTGAHWLLLSCERLPAGRGFVVRVSPPAEPLPDARAEPDPDRLAALGAGVVNRAMETLIRQNPGQYLWGYHRYKAPRPIDTPAPTPTDPA
- the metK gene encoding methionine adenosyltransferase, which gives rise to MANDFLFTSESVSEGHPDKVADQISDAILDAIFEQDPRSRVAAETLCNTGLVVLAGEITTNAHVDYIQVARDTIKRIGYDNTEYGIDYKGCAVLVAYDKQSNDIAQGVDHASDDHLNTGAGDQGLMFGYACDETPELMPAPIYYAHRLVERQAQLRKDGRMPFLRPDAKGQVTMRYVDGKPHSIDTVVLSTQHDPDQSATQTTMKASFIEAIREELIKPVLPKEWITADTKFLINPTGRFVIGGPQGDCGLTGRKIIVDTYGGACPHGGGAFSGKDPTKVDRSAAYAARYVAKNIVAAGLAKQCQIQVAYAIGVARPMNVTVYTEGTGVIPDEKIAALVNEFFDLRPRGIIQMLDLLRPIYTKTAAYGHFGREEPEFTWERTDKAQALRAAAGL
- a CDS encoding methyl-accepting chemotaxis protein, whose amino-acid sequence is MKRIHHARDAAGRLGLSAQLHLAFALVVLLTIAVGAVGLFGLHHVGTETNALSEKWLPGVGRIASARAAVIEARDVEIRHSRTEDRSYHAEYEEKIGAAMKTADQALLDYGQQVSGDQEAGLLAEVRKHWEAYLKSQQRVIALGRDKQHQDAADISDGASSTHVDALLGALEALSTYNFEGSHTTSERASTVKAMAWKGMLGLLGCAVVAGVGMASLFVRRLRRQLGGEPATAVAVARAVAAGDLGSPVPVNPGDTESLMAQLQSMQTALVRAVSAVREGSEQVAATSGRIAQSNRDLSSRTEEQAAALEQTAATMEQLGTTVQHNAQNALQASEVARASSQIAAEGGAVVTQVVVTMKGIHEASRKISEIIGVIDGIAFQTNILALNAAVEAARAGEQGRGFAVVAAEVRSLALRSADAAREIKSLISVSVERVEQGSSQVDQAGRKMQEIVDSIQRVASLVGEISTASAEQSTGVAQVGQAVSQMDQATQQNAALVNQGTASAESLAEQAQGLVDAVAVFRMESHGHH
- a CDS encoding Cache 3/Cache 2 fusion domain-containing protein, with amino-acid sequence MKRIQFLSAAILALAATGAAHANDPKATIADLDARLTRIGAARLEGTDTVGGKTVPALYFGDRKINNNYDVVDAVRKAHSATATVFVKDGDEFVRVSTNVLTPEGKRGVGTQLARNAAYEAVSKGGTYCGPIDVLGTPFDACYHPIKDAGGKIIGVSYIGHKK
- a CDS encoding ProQ/FINO family protein, with the protein product MSTSDTPIVPEEAAQPVAESIAEPVADAAVEPAAEPVADAAVVEAAAVAKVPEMTPSECARQLKDRFPALFAGNVAKPLKLRIQADIKERAPGVFTKAVMSAFLRRHTGTTAYLIALTKAEHRFDLDGQPAGEITDEHRQVAQEELDRRRAVHQERRVKEAEAERANRDKARAEERAAQTQQREEQELQEQKRRNRAQLLRDFEKTTLTRANFCVLKGLPESDLDRVLEIARKEAAEAPAPQADRPHAPRGDRRDQRPAGPRRDGDRPAPGQGRPPRR
- the purT gene encoding formate-dependent phosphoribosylglycinamide formyltransferase; translation: MQALGTPHSPNATRVMLLGSGELGKEVLIALQRLGVETIAVDRYEHAPGQQVAHHARTIAMSDPAALRALIEAERPDVVVPEIEAIATQTLEALEAEGVVRVIPTARAARLTMDREGIRRLAAETLGLPTSPYQFCDSLDELQAAIDGGIGYPCVVKPVMSSSGKGQSKLDGPADVAQAWDYAMAGGRVSHGRVIVEGFIDFDYEITQLTVRALGADGQVETHFCDPIGHVQVSGDYVESWQPHPMHPAALEESRRIAKAVTDNLGGQGLFGVELFVKGAQVWFSEVSPRPHDTGMVTMITQWQNEFELHARAILGLPVSTALKSPGASAVIYGGVEATGIVFDGVDEALRVPNSEVRLFGKPESFVKRRMGVALVHDADVETARVQARLAASKVRPRAV